A single Perognathus longimembris pacificus isolate PPM17 chromosome 17, ASM2315922v1, whole genome shotgun sequence DNA region contains:
- the Tmub2 gene encoding transmembrane and ubiquitin-like domain-containing protein 2 isoform X1: MISRHLQNHLMSVDPVSSHTMELSDVTLIEGVGNEVMVVVGVVVLILSLVLAWLSTYVADSNSSQLLGTIVSAGDTSVLHLGHVDQLVAGQGTPEPSELPHASEGNDEKAEESGEGGGDSTGEPGAGDGMEPSLEHFLDIQGLPKRQGILESSRPEAPLRPEDSTCLINVRLKFLNDTEELAVARPEDTVGALKSKYFPGQENQMKLIYQGRLLQDPARTLRSLNITDNCVIHCHRSPSGAAVPGPSASLAPSATEPSSLGVNVGSLMVPVFVVLLGVVWYFRINYRQFFTAPATVSLVGVTVFFSFLVFGMYGR; encoded by the exons ATGATTTCACGTCATCTTCAAAACCACCTTATGAG TGTGGACCCAGTCAGCAGCCACACCATGGAGCTCTCTGACGTCACCCTCATTGAAGGTGTGGGTAATGAGGTGATGGTGGTTGTAGGTGTGGTGGTGCTGATTCTATCCTTGGTCCTTGCGTGGCTCTCTACCTATGTAGCAGACAGCAATAGCAGCCAGCTCCTGGGCACTATTGTGTCAGCAGGTGACACATCTGTCCTCCACTTGGGGCATGTGGACCAGCTGGTGGCAGGCCAAGGCACCCCAGAGCCAAGCGAACTCCCCCATGCATCAGAGGGTAATGATGAGAAGGCTGAAGAGTCTGGCGAAGGTGGGGGAGACTCCACTGGGGAACCGGGAGCTGGAGATGGTATGGAGCCCAGCCTCGAGCATTTCCTTGACATCCAAGGCCTGCCCAAACGACAAGGAATCCTGGAGAGCAGCAGGCCAGAAGCCCCACTGAGACCGGAGGATAGCACCTGCCTCATTAACGTCCGGCTCAAATTCCTCAATGACACGGAGGAGCTTGCTGTGGCCAGGCCAGAGGACACCGTGGGTGCCCTGAAGAG CAAATACTTCCCTGGACAAGAGAACCAGATGAAACTGATCTACCAGGGCCGCCTGCTCCAGGACCCAGCACGCACGTTGCGTTCCCTCAACATTACTGACAACTGTGTTATTCACTGTCACCGCTCACCCTCAGGAGCAGCTGTTCCAGGCCCCTCAGCCTCCTTGGCCCCCTCAGCCACTGAGCCATCCAGCCTTGGTGTCAACGTGGGCAGCCTCATGGTGCCTGTGTTTGTGGTGCTCCTGGGTGTGGTCTGGTACTTCCGTATCAATTACCGCCAGTTCTTCACAGCACCTGCCACTGTCTCCCTGGTGGGAGTCACCGTCTTCTTCAGCTTCCTAGTATTTGGGATGTATGGACGATAA
- the Tmub2 gene encoding transmembrane and ubiquitin-like domain-containing protein 2 isoform X3: MISRHLQNHLMSVDPVSSHTMELSDVTLIEGDTSVLHLGHVDQLVAGQGTPEPSELPHASEGNDEKAEESGEGGGDSTGEPGAGDGMEPSLEHFLDIQGLPKRQGILESSRPEAPLRPEDSTCLINVRLKFLNDTEELAVARPEDTVGALKSKYFPGQENQMKLIYQGRLLQDPARTLRSLNITDNCVIHCHRSPSGAAVPGPSASLAPSATEPSSLGVNVGSLMVPVFVVLLGVVWYFRINYRQFFTAPATVSLVGVTVFFSFLVFGMYGR, translated from the exons ATGATTTCACGTCATCTTCAAAACCACCTTATGAG TGTGGACCCAGTCAGCAGCCACACCATGGAGCTCTCTGACGTCACCCTCATTGAAG GTGACACATCTGTCCTCCACTTGGGGCATGTGGACCAGCTGGTGGCAGGCCAAGGCACCCCAGAGCCAAGCGAACTCCCCCATGCATCAGAGGGTAATGATGAGAAGGCTGAAGAGTCTGGCGAAGGTGGGGGAGACTCCACTGGGGAACCGGGAGCTGGAGATGGTATGGAGCCCAGCCTCGAGCATTTCCTTGACATCCAAGGCCTGCCCAAACGACAAGGAATCCTGGAGAGCAGCAGGCCAGAAGCCCCACTGAGACCGGAGGATAGCACCTGCCTCATTAACGTCCGGCTCAAATTCCTCAATGACACGGAGGAGCTTGCTGTGGCCAGGCCAGAGGACACCGTGGGTGCCCTGAAGAG CAAATACTTCCCTGGACAAGAGAACCAGATGAAACTGATCTACCAGGGCCGCCTGCTCCAGGACCCAGCACGCACGTTGCGTTCCCTCAACATTACTGACAACTGTGTTATTCACTGTCACCGCTCACCCTCAGGAGCAGCTGTTCCAGGCCCCTCAGCCTCCTTGGCCCCCTCAGCCACTGAGCCATCCAGCCTTGGTGTCAACGTGGGCAGCCTCATGGTGCCTGTGTTTGTGGTGCTCCTGGGTGTGGTCTGGTACTTCCGTATCAATTACCGCCAGTTCTTCACAGCACCTGCCACTGTCTCCCTGGTGGGAGTCACCGTCTTCTTCAGCTTCCTAGTATTTGGGATGTATGGACGATAA
- the Tmub2 gene encoding transmembrane and ubiquitin-like domain-containing protein 2 isoform X4: MELSDVTLIEGDTSVLHLGHVDQLVAGQGTPEPSELPHASEGNDEKAEESGEGGGDSTGEPGAGDGMEPSLEHFLDIQGLPKRQGILESSRPEAPLRPEDSTCLINVRLKFLNDTEELAVARPEDTVGALKSKYFPGQENQMKLIYQGRLLQDPARTLRSLNITDNCVIHCHRSPSGAAVPGPSASLAPSATEPSSLGVNVGSLMVPVFVVLLGVVWYFRINYRQFFTAPATVSLVGVTVFFSFLVFGMYGR; the protein is encoded by the exons ATGGAGCTCTCTGACGTCACCCTCATTGAAG GTGACACATCTGTCCTCCACTTGGGGCATGTGGACCAGCTGGTGGCAGGCCAAGGCACCCCAGAGCCAAGCGAACTCCCCCATGCATCAGAGGGTAATGATGAGAAGGCTGAAGAGTCTGGCGAAGGTGGGGGAGACTCCACTGGGGAACCGGGAGCTGGAGATGGTATGGAGCCCAGCCTCGAGCATTTCCTTGACATCCAAGGCCTGCCCAAACGACAAGGAATCCTGGAGAGCAGCAGGCCAGAAGCCCCACTGAGACCGGAGGATAGCACCTGCCTCATTAACGTCCGGCTCAAATTCCTCAATGACACGGAGGAGCTTGCTGTGGCCAGGCCAGAGGACACCGTGGGTGCCCTGAAGAG CAAATACTTCCCTGGACAAGAGAACCAGATGAAACTGATCTACCAGGGCCGCCTGCTCCAGGACCCAGCACGCACGTTGCGTTCCCTCAACATTACTGACAACTGTGTTATTCACTGTCACCGCTCACCCTCAGGAGCAGCTGTTCCAGGCCCCTCAGCCTCCTTGGCCCCCTCAGCCACTGAGCCATCCAGCCTTGGTGTCAACGTGGGCAGCCTCATGGTGCCTGTGTTTGTGGTGCTCCTGGGTGTGGTCTGGTACTTCCGTATCAATTACCGCCAGTTCTTCACAGCACCTGCCACTGTCTCCCTGGTGGGAGTCACCGTCTTCTTCAGCTTCCTAGTATTTGGGATGTATGGACGATAA
- the Tmub2 gene encoding transmembrane and ubiquitin-like domain-containing protein 2 isoform X2, whose amino-acid sequence MELSDVTLIEGVGNEVMVVVGVVVLILSLVLAWLSTYVADSNSSQLLGTIVSAGDTSVLHLGHVDQLVAGQGTPEPSELPHASEGNDEKAEESGEGGGDSTGEPGAGDGMEPSLEHFLDIQGLPKRQGILESSRPEAPLRPEDSTCLINVRLKFLNDTEELAVARPEDTVGALKSKYFPGQENQMKLIYQGRLLQDPARTLRSLNITDNCVIHCHRSPSGAAVPGPSASLAPSATEPSSLGVNVGSLMVPVFVVLLGVVWYFRINYRQFFTAPATVSLVGVTVFFSFLVFGMYGR is encoded by the exons ATGGAGCTCTCTGACGTCACCCTCATTGAAGGTGTGGGTAATGAGGTGATGGTGGTTGTAGGTGTGGTGGTGCTGATTCTATCCTTGGTCCTTGCGTGGCTCTCTACCTATGTAGCAGACAGCAATAGCAGCCAGCTCCTGGGCACTATTGTGTCAGCAGGTGACACATCTGTCCTCCACTTGGGGCATGTGGACCAGCTGGTGGCAGGCCAAGGCACCCCAGAGCCAAGCGAACTCCCCCATGCATCAGAGGGTAATGATGAGAAGGCTGAAGAGTCTGGCGAAGGTGGGGGAGACTCCACTGGGGAACCGGGAGCTGGAGATGGTATGGAGCCCAGCCTCGAGCATTTCCTTGACATCCAAGGCCTGCCCAAACGACAAGGAATCCTGGAGAGCAGCAGGCCAGAAGCCCCACTGAGACCGGAGGATAGCACCTGCCTCATTAACGTCCGGCTCAAATTCCTCAATGACACGGAGGAGCTTGCTGTGGCCAGGCCAGAGGACACCGTGGGTGCCCTGAAGAG CAAATACTTCCCTGGACAAGAGAACCAGATGAAACTGATCTACCAGGGCCGCCTGCTCCAGGACCCAGCACGCACGTTGCGTTCCCTCAACATTACTGACAACTGTGTTATTCACTGTCACCGCTCACCCTCAGGAGCAGCTGTTCCAGGCCCCTCAGCCTCCTTGGCCCCCTCAGCCACTGAGCCATCCAGCCTTGGTGTCAACGTGGGCAGCCTCATGGTGCCTGTGTTTGTGGTGCTCCTGGGTGTGGTCTGGTACTTCCGTATCAATTACCGCCAGTTCTTCACAGCACCTGCCACTGTCTCCCTGGTGGGAGTCACCGTCTTCTTCAGCTTCCTAGTATTTGGGATGTATGGACGATAA
- the Atxn7l3 gene encoding ataxin-7-like protein 3 isoform X4 — MKMEEMSLSGLDNSKLEAIAQEIYADLVEDSCLGFCFEVHRAVKCGYFFLDDTDPDSMKDFEIVDQPGLDIFGQVFNQWKSKECVCPNCSRSIAASRFAPHLEKCLGMGRNSSRIANRRIANSNNMNKSESDQEDNDDINDNDWSYGSEKKAKKRKSDKNPNSPRRSKSLKHKNGELSNSDPFKYSNSTGISYETLGPEELRSLLTTQCGVISEHTKKMCTRSLRCPQHTDEQRRTVRIYFLGSSAVLPEVESSLDNDSFDMTDSQALISRLQWDGSSDLSPSDSGSSKTSENQGWGLGTNSSESRKTKKKKSHLSLVGTASNLGSNKKKKPKPPAPPTPSIYDDIN; from the exons ATGAAAATGGAGGAAATGTCTTTGTCTGGCCTGGATAACAGCAAACTAGAG GCCATCGCTCAGGAGATATACGCGGACCTGGTGGAGGATTCTTGTTTGGGATTCTGCTTTGAGGTTCACCGGGCTGTCAAGTGTGGCTACTTCTTCCTGGATGATACGGACCCCGATAGCATGAAGGATTTTG AGATCGTGGACCAGCCCGGATTAGACATCTTTGGACAGGTTTTCAACCAGTGGAAGAGCAAGGAGTGTGTCTGCCCCAATTGTAGCCGCAGCATCGCTGCCTCCCGCTTCGCTCCCCATCTGGAGAAGTGCCTGGGAATGGGTCGGAACAGCAGCCGAATCGCCAACCGCCG GATTGCCAATAGCAACAATATGAACAAGTCTGAGAGTGACCAAGAGGACAACGATGACATCAATGACAATGACTGGTCCTATGGCTCGGAGAAGAAAG CCAAGAAGAGAAAATCAGACAAG AACCCCAATTCCCCTCGAAGATCCAAgtctttaaaacataaaaatg gggAACTTAGCAATTCGGATCCTTTTAAG TATAGCAACTCAACTGGGATCAGCTATGAGACCCTGGGGCCAGAGGAGCTGCGTAGCCTGCTCACCACG CAATGTGGGGTGATTTCTGAACACACCAAGAAGATGTGCACAAG GTCCCTGCGCTGCCCTCAGCACACTGATGAGCAGAGGCGAACTGTGAGGATTTATTTCCTTGGGTCCTCAGC AGTCCTTCCAGAGGTCGAGAGCTCCCTGGATAACGACAGCTTTGACATGACTGACAGCCAAGCCCTGATCAGCCGACTTCAGTGGGACGGCTCCTCTGATCTCTCACCCTCTGATTCAGGCTCCTCCAAGACGAGTGAAAATCAGGGATGGGGTCTAG GTACCAACAGCTCTGAGTCACGgaaaaccaagaaaaagaaatcccatCTGAGCCTGGTAGGGACTGCCTCCAATCTGGGctccaacaagaaaaagaagccaaagccACCGGCTCCTCCAACGCCCAGCATCTATGATGACATCAACTGA
- the Atxn7l3 gene encoding ataxin-7-like protein 3 isoform X1, with amino-acid sequence MKMEEMSLSGLDNSKLEAIAQEIYADLVEDSCLGFCFEVHRAVKCGYFFLDDTDPDSMKDFEIVDQPGLDIFGQVFNQWKSKECVCPNCSRSIAASRFAPHLEKCLGMGRNSSRIANRRIANSNNMNKSESDQEDNDDINDNDWSYGSEKKAKKRKSDKLWYLPFQNPNSPRRSKSLKHKNGFSVCTSASNTLPLLFSSSGELSNSDPFKYSNSTGISYETLGPEELRSLLTTQCGVISEHTKKMCTRSLRCPQHTDEQRRTVRIYFLGSSAVLPEVESSLDNDSFDMTDSQALISRLQWDGSSDLSPSDSGSSKTSENQGWGLGTNSSESRKTKKKKSHLSLVGTASNLGSNKKKKPKPPAPPTPSIYDDIN; translated from the exons ATGAAAATGGAGGAAATGTCTTTGTCTGGCCTGGATAACAGCAAACTAGAG GCCATCGCTCAGGAGATATACGCGGACCTGGTGGAGGATTCTTGTTTGGGATTCTGCTTTGAGGTTCACCGGGCTGTCAAGTGTGGCTACTTCTTCCTGGATGATACGGACCCCGATAGCATGAAGGATTTTG AGATCGTGGACCAGCCCGGATTAGACATCTTTGGACAGGTTTTCAACCAGTGGAAGAGCAAGGAGTGTGTCTGCCCCAATTGTAGCCGCAGCATCGCTGCCTCCCGCTTCGCTCCCCATCTGGAGAAGTGCCTGGGAATGGGTCGGAACAGCAGCCGAATCGCCAACCGCCG GATTGCCAATAGCAACAATATGAACAAGTCTGAGAGTGACCAAGAGGACAACGATGACATCAATGACAATGACTGGTCCTATGGCTCGGAGAAGAAAG CCAAGAAGAGAAAATCAGACAAG CTATGGTATCTCCCATTCCAGAACCCCAATTCCCCTCGAAGATCCAAgtctttaaaacataaaaatg GGTTCTCTGTCTGTACCTCTGCATCAAACacccttccccttcttttttcttcttcaggggAACTTAGCAATTCGGATCCTTTTAAG TATAGCAACTCAACTGGGATCAGCTATGAGACCCTGGGGCCAGAGGAGCTGCGTAGCCTGCTCACCACG CAATGTGGGGTGATTTCTGAACACACCAAGAAGATGTGCACAAG GTCCCTGCGCTGCCCTCAGCACACTGATGAGCAGAGGCGAACTGTGAGGATTTATTTCCTTGGGTCCTCAGC AGTCCTTCCAGAGGTCGAGAGCTCCCTGGATAACGACAGCTTTGACATGACTGACAGCCAAGCCCTGATCAGCCGACTTCAGTGGGACGGCTCCTCTGATCTCTCACCCTCTGATTCAGGCTCCTCCAAGACGAGTGAAAATCAGGGATGGGGTCTAG GTACCAACAGCTCTGAGTCACGgaaaaccaagaaaaagaaatcccatCTGAGCCTGGTAGGGACTGCCTCCAATCTGGGctccaacaagaaaaagaagccaaagccACCGGCTCCTCCAACGCCCAGCATCTATGATGACATCAACTGA
- the Atxn7l3 gene encoding ataxin-7-like protein 3 isoform X2, with amino-acid sequence MKMEEMSLSGLDNSKLEAIAQEIYADLVEDSCLGFCFEVHRAVKCGYFFLDDTDPDSMKDFEIVDQPGLDIFGQVFNQWKSKECVCPNCSRSIAASRFAPHLEKCLGMGRNSSRIANRRIANSNNMNKSESDQEDNDDINDNDWSYGSEKKAKKRKSDKNPNSPRRSKSLKHKNGFSVCTSASNTLPLLFSSSGELSNSDPFKYSNSTGISYETLGPEELRSLLTTQCGVISEHTKKMCTRSLRCPQHTDEQRRTVRIYFLGSSAVLPEVESSLDNDSFDMTDSQALISRLQWDGSSDLSPSDSGSSKTSENQGWGLGTNSSESRKTKKKKSHLSLVGTASNLGSNKKKKPKPPAPPTPSIYDDIN; translated from the exons ATGAAAATGGAGGAAATGTCTTTGTCTGGCCTGGATAACAGCAAACTAGAG GCCATCGCTCAGGAGATATACGCGGACCTGGTGGAGGATTCTTGTTTGGGATTCTGCTTTGAGGTTCACCGGGCTGTCAAGTGTGGCTACTTCTTCCTGGATGATACGGACCCCGATAGCATGAAGGATTTTG AGATCGTGGACCAGCCCGGATTAGACATCTTTGGACAGGTTTTCAACCAGTGGAAGAGCAAGGAGTGTGTCTGCCCCAATTGTAGCCGCAGCATCGCTGCCTCCCGCTTCGCTCCCCATCTGGAGAAGTGCCTGGGAATGGGTCGGAACAGCAGCCGAATCGCCAACCGCCG GATTGCCAATAGCAACAATATGAACAAGTCTGAGAGTGACCAAGAGGACAACGATGACATCAATGACAATGACTGGTCCTATGGCTCGGAGAAGAAAG CCAAGAAGAGAAAATCAGACAAG AACCCCAATTCCCCTCGAAGATCCAAgtctttaaaacataaaaatg GGTTCTCTGTCTGTACCTCTGCATCAAACacccttccccttcttttttcttcttcaggggAACTTAGCAATTCGGATCCTTTTAAG TATAGCAACTCAACTGGGATCAGCTATGAGACCCTGGGGCCAGAGGAGCTGCGTAGCCTGCTCACCACG CAATGTGGGGTGATTTCTGAACACACCAAGAAGATGTGCACAAG GTCCCTGCGCTGCCCTCAGCACACTGATGAGCAGAGGCGAACTGTGAGGATTTATTTCCTTGGGTCCTCAGC AGTCCTTCCAGAGGTCGAGAGCTCCCTGGATAACGACAGCTTTGACATGACTGACAGCCAAGCCCTGATCAGCCGACTTCAGTGGGACGGCTCCTCTGATCTCTCACCCTCTGATTCAGGCTCCTCCAAGACGAGTGAAAATCAGGGATGGGGTCTAG GTACCAACAGCTCTGAGTCACGgaaaaccaagaaaaagaaatcccatCTGAGCCTGGTAGGGACTGCCTCCAATCTGGGctccaacaagaaaaagaagccaaagccACCGGCTCCTCCAACGCCCAGCATCTATGATGACATCAACTGA
- the Atxn7l3 gene encoding ataxin-7-like protein 3 isoform X3 → MKMEEMSLSGLDNSKLEAIAQEIYADLVEDSCLGFCFEVHRAVKCGYFFLDDTDPDSMKDFEIVDQPGLDIFGQVFNQWKSKECVCPNCSRSIAASRFAPHLEKCLGMGRNSSRIANRRIANSNNMNKSESDQEDNDDINDNDWSYGSEKKAKKRKSDKLWYLPFQNPNSPRRSKSLKHKNGELSNSDPFKYSNSTGISYETLGPEELRSLLTTQCGVISEHTKKMCTRSLRCPQHTDEQRRTVRIYFLGSSAVLPEVESSLDNDSFDMTDSQALISRLQWDGSSDLSPSDSGSSKTSENQGWGLGTNSSESRKTKKKKSHLSLVGTASNLGSNKKKKPKPPAPPTPSIYDDIN, encoded by the exons ATGAAAATGGAGGAAATGTCTTTGTCTGGCCTGGATAACAGCAAACTAGAG GCCATCGCTCAGGAGATATACGCGGACCTGGTGGAGGATTCTTGTTTGGGATTCTGCTTTGAGGTTCACCGGGCTGTCAAGTGTGGCTACTTCTTCCTGGATGATACGGACCCCGATAGCATGAAGGATTTTG AGATCGTGGACCAGCCCGGATTAGACATCTTTGGACAGGTTTTCAACCAGTGGAAGAGCAAGGAGTGTGTCTGCCCCAATTGTAGCCGCAGCATCGCTGCCTCCCGCTTCGCTCCCCATCTGGAGAAGTGCCTGGGAATGGGTCGGAACAGCAGCCGAATCGCCAACCGCCG GATTGCCAATAGCAACAATATGAACAAGTCTGAGAGTGACCAAGAGGACAACGATGACATCAATGACAATGACTGGTCCTATGGCTCGGAGAAGAAAG CCAAGAAGAGAAAATCAGACAAG CTATGGTATCTCCCATTCCAGAACCCCAATTCCCCTCGAAGATCCAAgtctttaaaacataaaaatg gggAACTTAGCAATTCGGATCCTTTTAAG TATAGCAACTCAACTGGGATCAGCTATGAGACCCTGGGGCCAGAGGAGCTGCGTAGCCTGCTCACCACG CAATGTGGGGTGATTTCTGAACACACCAAGAAGATGTGCACAAG GTCCCTGCGCTGCCCTCAGCACACTGATGAGCAGAGGCGAACTGTGAGGATTTATTTCCTTGGGTCCTCAGC AGTCCTTCCAGAGGTCGAGAGCTCCCTGGATAACGACAGCTTTGACATGACTGACAGCCAAGCCCTGATCAGCCGACTTCAGTGGGACGGCTCCTCTGATCTCTCACCCTCTGATTCAGGCTCCTCCAAGACGAGTGAAAATCAGGGATGGGGTCTAG GTACCAACAGCTCTGAGTCACGgaaaaccaagaaaaagaaatcccatCTGAGCCTGGTAGGGACTGCCTCCAATCTGGGctccaacaagaaaaagaagccaaagccACCGGCTCCTCCAACGCCCAGCATCTATGATGACATCAACTGA